The proteins below are encoded in one region of Thermosulfurimonas marina:
- a CDS encoding TM1812 family CRISPR-associated protein — MGRVFMSFLGTTGYVPVHYQLRGKTSGLTPFVQEALVELLCSDWEEEDRLIFFPYRRGPEEKLGRRRQF; from the coding sequence ATGGGTCGGGTTTTTATGTCCTTTTTAGGGACCACCGGTTACGTCCCGGTGCATTATCAACTGCGGGGCAAGACCTCCGGGTTGACCCCTTTTGTGCAGGAGGCCCTGGTGGAATTGCTCTGTTCGGACTGGGAAGAGGAGGATCGTTTGATTTTTTTTCCTTACCGCCGAGGCCCGGAGGAAAAACTGGGAAGACGGAGGCAATTTTGA
- the csm5 gene encoding type III-A CRISPR-associated RAMP protein Csm5: MKALPLEVHKVRLKVLSPLHLGTGEVYEPTEFFVHPDGYLGVLDFERFVAHFDEKELRAFKLLCQKGTTESLAKLYLLVDGLARKFIRERGSDFVRRHIPVSQDFLDHYKSLETLLGNPRKLANEFKKFTIYRTAFSPNEGVPIIPGSAVKGALRTAILNFRRKKVEGKTWQDYCYGKSYDSKQLEADILDYTKDRFQNDPFRLLKVSDFRPLGSVKTRIVYAVNRKKAGGEARGPFQILEVIEPGAVFEGEITLIRSDRRGIILEEIVKALASFYGKEAGREFEILSRLGAGPPEFPSGAYPLRLGRHSGAECVTIEGFRHIYIRGARGRDTYRDQATTVWLASEQRRPESTSGLKPFGWAALYIPETEVQADPRPPDLQKLGRRFKLVVKKKK, translated from the coding sequence ATGAAAGCCCTTCCCCTTGAGGTCCATAAAGTGCGCCTCAAAGTCCTCTCCCCCCTTCATCTGGGCACCGGAGAGGTCTATGAACCCACGGAATTTTTCGTTCACCCGGATGGCTATCTGGGAGTGCTAGATTTTGAGAGATTTGTGGCCCATTTTGACGAAAAAGAGCTGCGGGCTTTCAAACTCCTTTGCCAGAAGGGGACTACCGAATCCTTGGCAAAGCTTTACTTATTGGTGGATGGACTGGCCAGAAAGTTTATCCGGGAGAGGGGTTCTGATTTTGTGAGGCGTCACATACCGGTTTCTCAGGATTTTCTGGATCATTATAAAAGTTTGGAAACTTTATTAGGGAACCCCCGCAAATTGGCTAACGAATTCAAAAAGTTTACCATCTATCGCACGGCTTTTTCTCCCAATGAAGGGGTGCCCATAATTCCCGGCTCAGCGGTCAAGGGGGCCCTTCGCACGGCGATCCTTAATTTTCGGCGGAAAAAGGTGGAGGGAAAAACCTGGCAGGACTACTGCTATGGCAAAAGTTATGACAGCAAACAGCTGGAGGCCGATATTCTGGACTATACCAAAGACCGTTTTCAGAATGATCCTTTTCGACTGCTCAAGGTCTCGGATTTTCGTCCTTTAGGCTCGGTAAAAACCCGCATCGTCTATGCTGTAAATCGTAAGAAAGCCGGCGGAGAGGCCCGGGGCCCCTTCCAGATCCTGGAGGTGATAGAACCCGGGGCGGTTTTTGAGGGAGAAATTACCCTGATAAGATCAGACCGCCGAGGGATTATCCTGGAGGAGATAGTTAAGGCGCTTGCCTCCTTTTACGGAAAAGAGGCCGGCCGGGAGTTTGAGATCCTTTCCCGTCTGGGAGCCGGGCCTCCGGAGTTCCCCTCGGGGGCTTATCCTCTCCGCCTGGGGCGTCACAGCGGGGCCGAGTGTGTAACCATCGAGGGTTTCCGACACATCTATATCCGGGGCGCCCGGGGCAGAGATACTTACCGGGATCAGGCCACCACTGTCTGGCTGGCTTCCGAGCAGAGGAGACCCGAAAGCACCTCGGGCTTAAAGCCCTTTGGCTGGGCGGCGCTCTACATCCCGGAAACCGAGGTCCAGGCGGATCCCCGGCCTCCGGACTTACAAAAGCTTGGCCGGCGCTTCAAACTGGTGGTTAAAAAGAAAAAATAA
- a CDS encoding TM1812 family CRISPR-associated protein: protein MENLPEEQRVAPVFDLTPYALLLEWSFAVEEFLRYGLAERLYELVRGEIAPILKETRGRDLPDALFFCTWWRELF, encoded by the coding sequence GTGGAAAATCTCCCGGAGGAGCAACGGGTGGCCCCGGTTTTTGATCTCACTCCTTACGCCCTTCTTTTAGAGTGGTCCTTTGCGGTGGAGGAATTCCTGCGCTACGGCCTGGCCGAGCGCCTCTACGAACTGGTAAGAGGGGAGATAGCCCCCATTTTAAAGGAGACGCGGGGGAGGGACCTCCCTGATGCCCTGTTTTTCTGTACCTGGTGGCGAGAGCTATTTTAG
- a CDS encoding CRISPR-associated DxTHG motif protein, whose amino-acid sequence MEVWEGRSEEEIRDNFRKVIENLSEGEEVFFDITHSFRSLPMLNLVALSYARVLKGIRIRGIYYGAFEVLGSPKKSGKSPGGATGGPGF is encoded by the coding sequence GTGGAAGTTTGGGAAGGGCGTTCGGAGGAGGAGATCAGAGACAACTTTCGTAAGGTAATAGAAAACCTGTCGGAAGGAGAGGAGGTCTTTTTTGACATTACGCATTCTTTTCGTTCTCTTCCCATGCTCAACCTGGTAGCCCTTTCCTATGCCCGGGTCCTTAAGGGGATAAGGATAAGGGGTATTTATTACGGGGCCTTTGAAGTTCTGGGATCTCCTAAAAAAAGTGGAAAATCTCCCGGAGGAGCAACGGGTGGCCCCGGTTTTTGA
- a CDS encoding nucleotidyl transferase AbiEii/AbiGii toxin family protein, whose product MQRVILWALATKGFFSRYVFHGGSCLYFFYENVRWSEDLDFVKHRNNLDHPAKDSATIEEALKEATRLIPALIEEAESAELKCQKREGDVLRFIVKASVKGERRKTRVNVKIANVAAYRVTVKPLERALIAVEDPFEILADKVVALVARARSWGEPKVRDVLDLYFLGEGRGLLHPEALSKTLDALVELVARKLRDYRLSTSEFREGVGRLREWLNRPEALEDLRTTFTRYALPMHRASELVAYVYCEQVLRFAEETLSRGGLFEVLLERIRAAGTEPANEHPRKTPSPTPK is encoded by the coding sequence ATGCAGAGGGTGATTTTGTGGGCGCTTGCGACCAAGGGGTTCTTCTCGCGGTATGTGTTCCACGGCGGGTCGTGTCTTTATTTCTTCTATGAGAATGTGCGCTGGTCGGAGGATCTCGATTTTGTAAAGCACCGAAACAACCTCGATCACCCGGCAAAAGATTCCGCCACGATCGAAGAGGCGTTAAAAGAGGCGACGCGACTAATCCCCGCCCTCATTGAGGAGGCAGAGTCCGCCGAGCTCAAGTGTCAAAAGAGAGAGGGAGATGTCTTGCGGTTTATCGTAAAAGCCTCAGTAAAGGGCGAACGACGCAAGACCCGCGTCAATGTTAAGATCGCAAATGTCGCCGCTTACCGCGTCACGGTAAAACCTCTTGAACGGGCTCTCATTGCGGTGGAGGATCCCTTTGAGATCCTTGCCGACAAGGTGGTGGCACTCGTGGCCCGAGCACGCTCTTGGGGAGAACCCAAGGTGCGCGACGTGCTCGACCTCTACTTCCTAGGGGAGGGCAGAGGGCTCCTGCATCCCGAAGCTCTTTCGAAAACTCTCGATGCTCTCGTGGAACTCGTCGCTCGCAAGCTTAGGGATTACCGCCTGAGTACGAGCGAATTCCGGGAAGGGGTAGGGCGCCTCAGGGAGTGGCTCAACCGTCCCGAGGCCCTTGAGGATCTCCGGACGACCTTCACAAGGTATGCGCTTCCGATGCACCGCGCGAGCGAGCTCGTAGCGTATGTCTACTGCGAGCAGGTCCTCCGCTTCGCGGAGGAAACGCTCTCGCGGGGAGGGTTGTTCGAGGTCCTGCTTGAGAGAATACGCGCCGCGGGAACCGAACCGGCGAACGAACATCCACGAAAAACGCCGTCTCCGACACCAAAATAA
- a CDS encoding type IV toxin-antitoxin system AbiEi family antitoxin domain-containing protein, translated as MEFKRALEGRRVFSLQDLATHFGAVGRLNPRSLRVITHRAVREGILWRLCKGWYAFAGDLPDPDEVAVTVAWPAYVSMERALSLEGVLSQGIHTITIMTPRAWRSKRPFTLEYPGGARYPVEVRSLKRAPTDLFGKVAPTEIALADLFCVRGGIEGKWSYLRQLAGDIYWDEVDLEELAQRLRNHPSGRGESVLRFLGELERRGIVQIGPSLGLKTPKGRKFTPRTLQPAA; from the coding sequence ATGGAGTTTAAGAGAGCTCTCGAGGGGCGCCGGGTGTTTTCCCTCCAGGATCTTGCCACACATTTTGGCGCCGTCGGGCGGCTGAACCCACGATCCCTGCGGGTAATCACGCACCGGGCGGTGCGGGAAGGAATCCTCTGGCGTCTTTGCAAAGGATGGTACGCCTTCGCGGGTGACTTACCGGATCCGGATGAGGTCGCGGTGACCGTCGCTTGGCCGGCCTATGTGAGCATGGAGCGGGCGCTCTCCCTTGAGGGTGTCCTCTCGCAAGGGATCCACACCATCACCATCATGACCCCGCGGGCCTGGCGTTCAAAGCGACCCTTCACGCTTGAATACCCCGGCGGGGCGAGGTATCCGGTGGAGGTACGCTCCCTGAAAAGAGCGCCAACCGATCTTTTCGGAAAGGTGGCCCCGACCGAGATCGCCCTTGCGGACCTTTTCTGCGTGCGCGGAGGCATCGAGGGAAAGTGGAGCTACCTGAGGCAACTCGCGGGCGACATCTACTGGGATGAGGTGGATCTTGAAGAGCTCGCCCAGCGTCTCCGCAATCATCCTTCGGGGCGCGGGGAGAGCGTTTTGCGTTTTTTAGGGGAGCTTGAAAGGAGAGGGATCGTTCAGATCGGCCCGAGTCTTGGACTGAAGACTCCGAAAGGTCGAAAGTTCACTCCCAGAACCCTACAACCCGCCGCCTGA